The following is a genomic window from Homalodisca vitripennis isolate AUS2020 chromosome 5, UT_GWSS_2.1, whole genome shotgun sequence.
ctatattaattaattataaatataatgaattggtactgatttttaaactaacttgtatcaacttcaaacactttttcATTCGATTGTCTTTCATAGACAATAACACACTCATAAGTTCGTACGGTACCGTGAAACTATGTTTCATGCATTTAtacagaagagaagtacggttttctagagaTCCAACAACTTCTCTTTGCTACCCAGGAGAAAACATAAATAGttatacatattttctattataaatatttattttgttgttatcactttgtaattatttacgAGTTTTCCTATTTCCAGctctaattgtttgttttgtgCTCCTTTATTATCTATGACATGTcactatgtgtattatattaactatttcaatttcaaatataatttttattatgattagATATAGCCTATGTGATGATTGACAGACTCGTATTAGATATATGAACATTATCAGTGattatattaatcaatataaaaaccagGTCAGCTTACAGCACTCTaccttgttttatttaaagatatttgtataTTCGGTTAACAGTATTGGAAATGTTCCAAGagcaattttttaatgttaaccttaggctatttaataattatttggttgaattttaaaatttaaaagattataaaagaTACTTACCAATCATGAATATGATGTCCATGGCAGTTCTTAGTTAAGAAGTATAATTGAAAAagatgttaatataaatataacttcagACTGattcataaattaatgaaattaagtcatgttataagataaattttcatgaaatattttcttttgttgtcTAAATCTTTTGCAGAccaaaaatttatgtaatttacattACTATTATACAGACATGAAAAAAGAATAggctaaaaaacaaaaattcatgtcaaaaGGTGATAGGTGCATTATAAACCATAATTATTACCACAcagtttatagtaaaaaaactattacattaaagCCTAGGTACAATATTTACACTGTTCAGTACATAAGTAACTTATCTATGCAAGATGTTAAAAAATGACTAACAAAGTAAACACAGCATAAAGTAAAATGCATGGGTATGCAATCAACGGTCGCTGTCCTCTATCGGCTGATATTGTAACAAAGATACGGGATGCAGCTAGACTTGACCAGGCAACTGCAATTGCTGACAACACAAGTCCTAGTATATTTTGAAGGGTAAACAAGACCCCCACACCGGAGAGAACAACAACTGGAAGCAATGCATATCCTAGAACTGATGCCACTGAGGTCAGTGTAAACCCACTGCTGGCTGTCATCAAATTCAGTAAAGCATACATCATCAGACAACTTGTCATTGCAAGGCCATAAACATATCCAAAATGGGCTGTTCCACCAGATAACAACAAAAATCCAGCGAGTATAATACAAAATGCTAAAGGTCCTGCTAAATCATAATCTCCGATTGGCACAGTTGATGTAAAGGGATCCAGTACTACTAATATCTTCTTGACGATTTGATCAGGATCAATTCCCAACTCCTCTAAAAGTGGAGGTTCATCTTCAAATTCATTTTGGTCATGTTGATGTGGTATTTCGTGGGCATTAGGATCATAATAATTTCCAGCATAGGGTGCTTGCTTTGGAATTTGTTGGTTAGGTTGATTAAACTGACTGTAATCATAATCACTTTTACCAGAGTAATTGGTTTCATGAAAAGTAAACTGGTCAGAGTTCAATGTGATATCATCATTATTGTACTGGAAATTAGGTTGATAACCACCACCATAATTATATCCCGGAGGTTGATCTTCAGGATTCCAAAAACCTGACATAATTAGAAATCGGCCACCGACCTAGCTACAATGTAGAAGTATAAATATAGCTGacttaatatgaatataatatctTTGTCCTAAAATCAAACCactgaaacatatatttttactcaaCCAACAAATCAAACTTTTCACAACATACAACACATTGACTTGCTGCCTAGTCAATTACACGGGCAGGCAGATAACGATTGCGATTAGCGGCTAGCAAGCGAGATGGATATAATCGATTTTTTTTACATTCGATTTCTTGTTACAAACATCGATGTTTTGTGATATTCTCGTGATACGATTTTTTAAACCTTTGATTATTTGGCCTCAGCGGACCATTAACTCTTACACGGGTTCTTTTGAACATAGCTACACAACGCCTCTCAGATTGCGCCGCTACCCCTACCCATTCAGCGAACAGATGCATGGGAAACTTACTTTCCGAACAACCTTCGTAAATACTATAATTGGATGGCTAACCTTTATCTACGTTATTGTCTATAAACGGTTTGCCTGAAAAATATTGGCATACAAATAAATCagacaacatttatattataccaaatgtgtatattgttatacataataTAGCTTATCTTCAAAATTTGTGTACAatcctatttatatttaattcgtTTTGTTTTGACTAAAGGCCTCATCTTTTAatctattgaaataattttaaatgtttatgaagtAGGTACACAACATAAAAAGGAAGCAATCGCTTTATTTATTCCCTAAGTAAGcgatttcataaaaatgtttgtaattttgtactcgattagtcattttatttattttaatgcttcAATGcgcatatttatatacatattgtacAGTTCATTCTCTCTGAAGTCGAAACAACTATATTTCCACAACATCGATATAATGAGGTAAATGTTTGATGTAATCGATTTAATAGTTTCGATAATCGTTTCTATATATCGATATTTCGAGACATATTGTCATCACTGATGAGTTGtccacacaaaaaaacaaaaaaaaaacaatgaactaaaagttttatacaacACGAGGAGACGGAaacgaaacgtaaacaagaaATGAAATGGAGAACAGAAcgatttatatatattgttttaatgaagCAGGATTCTAATCTTAAGTGAATTagcctaaattgaaaaaaaaaacacagtcaAGATgagacaaatttaaattaacacatataTCTTATTGAATAttagtagtttaaatttttacgCTACGTTACTTTAGCGTAAcacaacacaaattaaacttCCAAATTAGATTACTTGATTTCGTCTTTATCGCGATATTGATATCACTAGCTGGAAACTAAAAGAGCGCTCCTGGTAGAGAGAGATGACACTTCGTCAGCCATTGAGATAGTTGACTATTTTGTTGATAGATGGAGTTTAGTGAGTGAGAGACTTGTACCTAATTTTCTGTTCAAACGTAAACGATTGCATTGATATTTTCTGTATTGGGCCATTGaacgatataaataaataaattgtattcttttattattacaataattaaatattataaatataatttaattgcttACAGTTTGTAAGTAACTTTCTGCATCATACACTATAGTAAATATACCAcataaaatcattgaaaaataaaaatattctcttttcaTGACGGTATGTCTCTATAAGCATAGTACTACTACTAAACACAGCTTACTCAAATTATGAGTTGCGTTAATCTTGGCTGTCTTCAATGCTTCTTGTACTTTCCAACAACTAAAACTTATGcaaattattttgattcataAACTTGAAAAGCCCTATTGCTCAAGTTAACTGTTATCATCCAATCCTCCCAAAACTTTCAAAACTGTTAGagaagattataaaaaaagtCTAGATGTGTATGTAAATCAGAATTACTGTACTCACACTTTTGCTTGATTTCTGGTCCTCTTGACCCTGAACACtataaaatgggtacctgatacacaatatatgactaattccacttttaaaatatcacaggactctatcatattacatcacaagtgctttcacaaagaaaactatgaacttcgactttggagttcctctagaTTGATCTAAAACGGTCTGTGTTACTGAAATCATAggagctattcaaacaaatacagagaatgttgcatagaaattgcgggcgaagccgtgGATATGTGCTAGTAATATTATAGATActaaagtgtctttgtttgttttgaacTATTTAACCAATTGTACCGTAATTTTGCATGAATGCACTttagggtccctgggatgaatatttatatttaatgataggCCTATTGCTATTTCAAAAATCTCTCTGGGTTACGCCccattggtttttaaaatagcaaaaaaaaccCATCTTAGTATCTAAAGTTGtagaatattaattgaaagatcctgttaaatgtaatcaactgtttgtGTTTACATTGTTCTTGACAGCGcaaccatatatttaattcatttaaccactatttgaaagataatatttatgtttcataataactgTGAATTTTTATGTGCAAGAATGTCTAGATACTCATGACTGGTTGGCTTCTTTGACATTACTATAGTCCGAAAAACAAGACtataattattactgaaatgCTGCATAAACTTCCTAAGGGTTTCCTCCTTATACAGGCACTAGATGATTTTGGCCATAGTGGATTTCTCAGGCCTAAGTAagtgtttatttttcttcatcgtgacaacaaggcaaactcaactatgccactGGATATATCTTAGACAAAAAGCAGATTGCAAGATTTAGAAGTAGGTTTCTTAGTCCTaagtgtttacatatatttttatttatcatgacAACATGGCATATTCTACTATAGGACTGGAAATACCTCAGACCGGAAGTTAATGCTTTTTGACAGGAAAATGTACAAACACTCATACATCTAGATATACTGCTTTACTAATACTTGATCAAGTCCGTAAAGCAAACTCCGATTTgacactgtaaataaattagactaaAAGTAGACATACACATTAGGAGTTGTCGTAGTTTAAAATTCACGAACACAGCACAAacacttgtaaataaataatacaagaaacacATTTGGTGGGCCTTGAGGAGTCCAGATGGATAATGCttgcttttaataattattgacatCAACAAAAGAATATGACTTATTAAAAGTCGAAACTATGgtagtgtatgactacagttttaATGGCTTGACGAAGGTACGAAGTTATGGTTATTAGTCAATCCACAGTTCAGAGCTacataatatagaaaataatatgaacattatatttatatatagattaattattaCCGATATattctttaacataaatattacataggattattttacaaataaaaatgaattgcaaaATGTATGCTAAGCACTAATCTTGAGAACAACTGAACCAATTCGTCTAATTCTTTTAGAAAAGATACGTTGAAATCTGAGGAGAAAGGTTTATATGAAGGAAAAGATCTATAAGCTtacctgaaattttttttattaggaaaaaattgtaatatttgtttcataatacaatttaactgacactaaacagctgaagacaattaatttcagtttaagttcatcaaaaaataatataaaacatttgtttacaatttaaattttagagcagtgcttgatcagtagtgatgCAGATTATAAAGAGAAAGTTTATAGCTAACTTTTACTTCAGATTACTACAGTGATGAATTTACATCTAACGGAATGTAAATACTacttaaacactgttataaaacttacattaataaataaagctgtgaatgttttcaatTAAGGTACTtgaaactggtgggcttccttggcattgtgatatggcattgtAACAGTGGCTTAagggaaaacagagaaatgaacactaacatacCTCAACGATACATTCTTTCCCaaactacagtccaaaaaacaagatTTCTATAACACAAAGCCTTATAAAAGAATATTCTGAATATTTCATGAATAAGGATTCCCCATTTATACCAGAAGTACACTGGGTTTTCTCTTAGACTGTAATATTCTTCTGTATCCaacttatgtatgtatattttctttatcgggataAAAAGTctaactcaactatggcactgggaAATATCTTCAaccgaaagtaaattacaaaaacaggAAGTACACGCTTTTTTACTGGGGCTGTTTCCAACAGCTAGACTTCTCAATCCTatgtatgttaattatattttctttattgggaATGCAatacaaactcaactatggcaccagAATTTCTTAGACTGAAAGTTTATAACAAAGGCTAGAAGTAAACTGAAGATGATTTTTGAGACCtatgaatttgtattttctttattgggGCAACAAGACAAGAAAGAAATACTACAGAAGTAGTAGTGCAAACATGCTTAGGCTAGAGTGCCCACATCTGCCCTTCAGGGATAGAAACTGCCCCTtgtcaaagtcaaaatctctaTATTTACATACTTTTCAAGGCTAGTAGTGGCGTCAACATGATATAATACATAGAAATACAGTGAAACAATGTAATagaactaaagtaaaaatattacatttaattttttgtctttataaaCATGGTTGTCTCCAATTGTAAAATTCATTCAAGGAATAAAATGGTCGTTCTTGCAGTCAGGTTTTTAGATGTCTTCTAAAATGAAGGTGGCTGGTTGTCATTATTTCCTCTGGTAGTATGTTCCAGTGTAACTCAAGTTTCTTCTCAGTGGATGTTAGCCTGTGTACTGGAAGGCAGAAGTTTCTTGCATTTTTGGTGTTGTACTGATGATATTTCACTGCATGCAGTTTCAGGTGCATTAATGTAGACATAGGTAGCAGTTTCCAGAATATAAAGGTTGATGACTGTAACAATCTTCAGTTCACGGAAAGCTCCTCTACAGGTTTGTCTAGATGGTAATGTCCCCAGTATTCTGATGGTTCTTTTTTGTGGGATTAAGACATGTTGAATGTTTAACATAGTGGTTCCACCCCCAAACAACAATCCCATACTCTGATGGGTTTCGAAGAGAGCGTGATAAGCAGTCTTGGCTGTAGTAAAGTCACTTATGGTCATCATTCTACGCATCACAAATAATCCTGAACTTAGTTTACTACAAAGAGAGTTAATATGGGGTGTCCATGACAAACTTTTATCTATTATAATGCCAAGATATTTGGTTGAGGTAACTTCTTCAAGATCAGGGAGTCACTCTAAGGTCTTTCTGTCTCTCCCAAATAGTAGTTGTTGACTTTTACTTTCGTTAGCTACTAAGTCGTTGCCATGACAATACTGCATTGCCATGCTTAGTGTTATAAAGCTGTCTATCTCTAGTTGTTTTGGGTCAGTCTGACTTAGCAATAGTGCAGTATCGTCAGCATATATGgttaatttactaaaatcttgCATGAAATGAGGTAGGTAATTCGTGAAGAGGATAAAGAGAACAAGATCCAAGATTGATCCCTGTGGCAGTCCTCTAATGATTGGGTTTGGTTAGGAGCGTGTCATATCTACTTtcccattattattatatttaatctcaACCAGTTGACTTCTATTGGATagctaaaaaaaaaaccatttatttgcattattttgaattccaaggatttttaatttccttataagGTGGTGATGATGAAGACAGTCAAAGACTTTGCTATCATCGAGAAGTACAGTAGTAGCAGTCTTGCCTTCCTCAATCTGATCCAGAAGGAACTCCACTAAGCTGATCAAAGCAGTTGTAGATTTATCCTTTAGAAAGCCATGTTGGTCTGTGGTTATAACTTTATGTTGATTAAGATGATTAAAAAGTCTTTAGCactagtttttcaataattttggagaaTGTTGGGTGCATGTCACTAGCCCGATAGGTACcgatagaattttaaattgaaacttacACAATAATGCtaccaaaatattacaatttttacccTTCAAGAACAAGAGTTATAGTGCAATCCCTTCTGATGAACTAATGACATCCCAGTCcagaataagtataatttatagtTGAAACTTTCATGACAAttagtacttaatatttgctagcaaataaaaatttgtagcaaagtattaaaacttttaccCTTCAGGAACAGGGGTTACAAttcatataattgtaaaaaaatagcaATTTACTAGTGACAAAATTCACTACCTCAGTATATTTGGAATTGTGAGTTGAACTTTACACAACAGCTGGTGTtgaatttgtaacaaattattagaAATTGTACCCTTCAGTGACAGGAATTAAAGAGCATTAAATTCTGGAAGGTCAGCCATGCACTCGTAACATGCTAGCCCAGGAAATGTGGACATTTTAAGTTGAAACTTATACTATAGTTAGTACCAAATTTTGATCAGTTTGtatcaaagtattaaaatttgtacactTCAGGAAGAAAGAGTTATAATGTGTTCAATTCATGCTAGCCTGCAATTATGGTATTTTAAGTTGGAATTTATAGAACAGTTAGTAGTTAATTAGAGTGCATTTTAGTTCTTACAaagaaacattcatttttattaagtaaaaaataaacagttcaaattaaGAAATCAACTTTGAATTGCATCAATATTAAATGAATATCATTAAACTCTAACTCAAAAAAGAATAGCCTTACAAGACAGCACATGGCTGGCCTGGTAGAATTGATTGTGTTACTGTTTCCCTTAAGAGTGTATATAATAATTTGGTACAAATCAGCTACTAATTACTGTATAAGGTTCAACTCTAATTCCAAATGGGCTATGCTAACATGTTGCTAGTGCGTCACTAGTCTTGCAAAATTGAATGCTCTCTAACTCTTGCTTCTATTGGGTACAAATAATTTAGATACTAATTGGTGTGTAAGTTACAAATCAGTTTCTGCCTCCTTGGTTTTAAGCAACTTGCAAGCCCAATGttatcgtgaaggaaacaggatttttccggacatttgccatcgttcagtgaaacaagaaaacagtaacactacgttttacGGACGtgttgttggtccgaagaccatcatatgaattgggatgaagcccacataatacatcgggaaccacatttcttcaaaaggaaattaattgaggcaacatacattaaattggcagaccaaccaatcagtcaaccatcagtcgagattaggccgctttggttgccaattctaaaaaatgaactaaagagaaaaccaaaagtatcaaacggatcggatatttgtaataaaccaatgcggagtcacaatatggttttaagaagttcatctcgcatgaaccaataataacgaaagggcccattcctgttccccttcccttgtatttccgccatcttgttttagccagccgtcacgattgccattggctagtccctctggtcagtcgtaggtggttagtagacgagtgaagacgtattgtgacctgtattccgtagtttagttttaatgattagtgttttgtatagttttgtattaagtgcatgtctttagtgttagtgaagttgacaacaacgtgtacgttgtgattcctgacttaggcgtgccacaacgctttagtaagatttgtttattttaacctagtttgtaattatgtattaggttagttctttacctgaagaagagatcagattgcagatctcgaaacgtagtgttactgttttcttgtttcactgaacgatggcaaatgtccggaaaaatcctgtttccttcacaatccttccatcgtcaaaaaataacctttaaaccaATGTTATCGTTGGGCATGACACGGTTGAGCATATAATCAAAACCTTCAGAGTTGACCTTTGCCAGCTGACTAGATCAATGACTAAATATAGCTCTATACTTACACGAAATGTAGGTATATACCGTTGTACCAACCTGCCTCCTTGGCTTAAGCAACTTTACAAGCCCAATGTTATCGTTGGGCATGACACGGTTGAGCATATAATCAAAACCTTCAGAGTTGACCTTTGCCAGCTGACTAGATCAATGACTAAATATAGCTCTATACTTACACGAAATGTAGGTATATACCGTTGTACCAATCTGCCTCCTTGGCTTAAGCAACTTTACAAGCCCAATGTTATCGTTGGGCATGACACGGTTGAGCATATAATCAAAACCTTCAGAGTTGACCTTTGCCAGCTGACTAGATCAATGACTAAATATAGCTCTATACTTACACGAAATGTAGGTATATACCGTTGTACCAACCTGCCTCCTTGGCTTAAGCAACTTTACAAGCCCAATGTTATCGTTGGGCATGACACGGTTGAGCATATAATCAAAACCTTCAGAGTTGACCTTTGCCAGCTGACTAGATCAATGACTAAATATAGCTCTACACTTACACGAAATGTACGTATATACCGTTGTACCAATCTGCCTCCTTGGTTTTAAGTAATGTTACAAGCACAATGTTATCCTTGGGCTTGACACGGTTGAACATATTATCGAAACCTTCAGAGTTGGCAATCGCCAGCTGATAGTAGATCAATGactttataattataagaaatgtaGGTACATACCGTTGTCCCAAGCTGCCTCCTTGGTTTTGAGCAACGCTGCAAGCCCAATGTTATCCTTGGGCATGACACGGTTGAGCATGTCATCAGAACCTTCAGAGTTGGCCATCGCCAGCTGATTGAATTCCACCAGGTGCTCCTTGATGAGTGAGAACCTAACACATATTGttgcatttttaaacataatatagaaaaaaaatttaatattttatttaatacaaaaatggtATTGTTAGaatgttttagtaattaaaaatataagtaagagAGTAAAGCATTATAACTAAAGCAAAGTTCATTATAATATGTGATAAATAACCCAGATAGGATATCAGATAGCAACACACAGGCAGAAAATGGAGAAATCCAATATACGGTTGTTGATATCAGATATCGTACAATACCCAAGTTATGAATAATTCgatttttaaactgaaatgaaatattttatctatactAAGTAGCCTAATCCACTAGAGCGCTATTTGAAATGTCTGTCCTAACTGATTGTTCAAATGTGGATGAACTATAGCAGTACCTTAGGACAATGCTTAATCTGAGTAAGGAAACAAGGTATTCAGACAGTGAAATAATTGAAATCAGTTACATTGTATACAAAGTACGGTATGGAGTGGCATTGGACATTATATTTATTCTACAAGTAGTAAGTACAAAACGTTTATAGGTTAAATTACAAAGTACTAAAAAAGCCAAAAGGATTAATAAACATCATGGTCacataacaatgaaatattttgtagtctggttTTTATTAATTCCACAATCTCATGTACTCCGGTGCGAAATTAGAAGTTTGGCCTTAATATCCAGgtcaaatttattaatgttttcaaaaaggttttgggtaaaacattaatattaaaatgttcaatcaattctttttttttttaattttgtggcaGATTATAATGTCAACTTTGGAAAACACTAAATATATgtcaatataatgtatatttgtatcgACAAATagtaaacttacaaaatatatatataagtatgtacATGTTTGAGCTAAGTAGCAAATTTCTAAAAGAATATCAATCCTTAATCAAATgctgaaaaattaatttacaaaatacgttgatattaaattatgttttaagaaaatgttacaaaaaatacacatgttaggcctggttttttacAATGCCAAACCTGCGTATTACTGATAGAAAAATGTCACTGCTTTAGTTTGTGAAACATTGGTTGTTGGCTCTAAAAGGGTTAACAAATCTAACAAccaatatacagtatattgaaTGATAAGAAGAGACAAAAGCAGAAGGAGGTAGAAGTGACAGTGGCCATGAGCGGAGTTAGCCGCTAGCCACTCAATGTGTAATGACAATGACAGATAGTTGGCAGCAGCTGGTCATTCACCCGACATACTTGGCCCCACTAATCAAACACAATGTGCGCAAATTTGGCAATTTGACATGCTCGTGACTCAGCCGCTTGCCTCATATTTAAAACATGTGCCACAGGTCGTCAGATGGCCCGTGTTTCAGACTTCAAGCTCTAAAGACAAAAAGCCACACCGAATCTCACCAACAGCCTTCAATTTTGGAGTTGACTGATGAAATTCAATAGGCATCTGTTGCTGGTGGTCACCCAACCAATGAAGTAAACAGAGTTAAACTCGTAGACACTACAGTGATAAATTGAAATTAGCCAAATCATTCTAAACTGAAATTTGATCATGTGTTTAATGTGTTGATTATGTGTTTTAACATATGGTGGTGCAATTGATTTTGGAttgggaaaatattttgtaatactaaagTCACAGCACTTCAAGAGCCAGCTGTAGTGAAATGACATTGAGTTTTGCTCCATAAGAACTGTGTTAAACTAGGAACAAATTTACACTCTAATTTAAGAGTGTAGAATTATAGAggatgtttcattttaaataattggttaCTACGCCTCCGAAAGTTTTTATagtgtcattttaaatttaatattttttatacactgaagagtaaaactaaacaatttttctgaaaaatattgaagaaactAGAGtgcttttaaatgtgtttatcaTACGAgtacatttaaatgaaacatcTTACATAATTCAACAACAAAATCTATGGtggtaaaagtgtttgaagttttaaaatggttcttatggggctaaaatcaagatgacTACTCTTAACATAACTTCCTTGAACAcagaaaagtataaaacatttgtattactcCAGGTGAAATTAAAGGCATTTATAGTAGGAAATTTAGGCGACTTAGTCAATATGACCAAAGAAAAAcaactgaagataaaaatgtaaaatctttacaatatgtacatttatttatggcttttaggaaatattttttgaactaaatactatttaagaatttaagaaaataacatattttaaaatagtttctccttaaggaaattaaatttattgtaaataaaaatatgtcactcCCTTAAGGTATGACtctttaaaatactgtacaaatttCACATTGTTATCTTCAgcacttacttacttactttcgTACTTCCAATTCCGCAGGAGTTGGCCCAaactgggcttctgcaggtcaaactgccccAGGAAAGGGTCAGGGTGGGTTGGGTAAAGTGCCCgcacaaaattaaaaactcttctacactgtagaaacaatttaagactaaaaagttctttagctcacgcttgaatttttttatagaatttaaatcttttacgcTAGAAGGtagaacttgaaaaattttgtttccata
Proteins encoded in this region:
- the LOC124362469 gene encoding protein YIPF5; amino-acid sequence: MSGFWNPEDQPPGYNYGGGYQPNFQYNNDDITLNSDQFTFHETNYSGKSDYDYSQFNQPNQQIPKQAPYAGNYYDPNAHEIPHQHDQNEFEDEPPLLEELGIDPDQIVKKILVVLDPFTSTVPIGDYDLAGPLAFCIILAGFLLLSGGTAHFGYVYGLAMTSCLMMYALLNLMTASSGFTLTSVASVLGYALLPVVVLSGVGVLFTLQNILGLVLSAIAVAWSSLAASRIFVTISADRGQRPLIAYPCILLYAVFTLLVIF